A single Nostoc sp. GT001 DNA region contains:
- a CDS encoding IS630 family transposase, whose translation MPPPAKNFLTPEQVSSLQQALKESDKPHVRERILIILLQNDGKPQHEMAKFLGCSHRTVAYWCMHGDPDELETLHNKREYEHYRKATPEYIELLLKTVDQEPSDLGYDFGRWTAERLATYLTKETGIDLSSSQVRRILKRKKYSYIWAKYDLEDKQNPLERAKFKEKLTQYLSIAREQPERLQVWFWDESGFSLRVIRRKGWGKKGKRKNVPGQRRCGRVNVMGAIRELDRKRVCFFVKKGNADIFYEQLQQLNELIKQEWLSKGNLGEDFAKYGPKIILILDNASFHKRKDVLAKISEEFPNFVLEFLPAYSHNYNIIELVWHSCKEYIAHRLFKSVDELKSLLDKLLNQGELVIRWHRNIKHKGNFSYVAA comes from the coding sequence ATGCCGCCCCCAGCCAAGAACTTTTTAACGCCAGAACAAGTTAGCTCCTTACAGCAAGCTCTAAAAGAGAGCGACAAACCACACGTCAGGGAAAGAATTTTAATTATTCTGCTACAGAATGATGGGAAACCGCAACACGAAATGGCTAAATTTTTAGGCTGTTCGCACAGAACAGTGGCATATTGGTGTATGCATGGTGATCCAGATGAGCTAGAAACTCTACATAATAAAAGAGAGTATGAACATTATCGAAAAGCGACTCCTGAATATATTGAACTGTTATTAAAAACTGTTGACCAAGAACCATCAGATTTAGGCTACGACTTCGGCAGATGGACGGCAGAAAGATTAGCCACATATTTAACAAAAGAAACAGGAATTGATTTAAGTAGCTCTCAGGTTAGGAGGATATTAAAGAGAAAAAAGTATAGTTATATCTGGGCTAAATATGACCTAGAAGATAAACAAAATCCTCTTGAAAGAGCGAAGTTTAAAGAGAAACTTACTCAATATTTATCAATAGCGCGAGAGCAACCAGAGCGTTTACAGGTATGGTTTTGGGACGAGAGTGGTTTTAGTTTACGCGTGATTCGTCGCAAGGGTTGGGGTAAAAAAGGAAAACGCAAGAATGTTCCAGGTCAACGGCGTTGTGGTCGAGTAAATGTAATGGGAGCAATCAGAGAACTAGACCGAAAACGAGTATGCTTTTTTGTTAAAAAAGGGAACGCAGATATTTTTTATGAGCAATTACAACAATTAAATGAATTAATTAAGCAAGAATGGTTAAGCAAAGGAAACCTTGGTGAGGATTTTGCGAAATATGGGCCAAAGATTATTTTAATTTTAGATAATGCTAGTTTTCATAAACGCAAAGATGTTCTAGCTAAAATATCTGAAGAATTCCCAAATTTTGTTCTAGAGTTCTTGCCCGCTTACAGCCATAATTACAACATTATCGAGTTAGTCTGGCATTCATGTAAAGAATATATTGCTCATCGGTTATTTAAATCAGTAGATGAATTAAAATCACTGCTAGATAAGCTGTTGAATCAAGGCGAGTTAGTGATTAGGTGGCATCGGAATATAAAACATAAAGGTAATTTCAGCTATGTTGCAGCTTAA
- a CDS encoding NACHT domain-containing protein, which translates to MSLINLDLVFNAITSIANPLIKEKILRSETVIKLLQQFHLDPEHPPADFSGVYAYALVEYGVGKPKPLLELFRQQAIKQAFRTALDHNNPSILLSEVDAFLDTYTLGDEISSLELDVRREVAEFATVFIEVAKRTRTPSDVLLNQKIGSLHKRIACIQEQLERLPTLEGIRTEIARLAVENYPALPGTATENQCRAIALAQQMRGWFETLGYDFEKYEIWAEEYFEWIIHIPVRRSYDRILIRGVAGEVGLSDVMALRSSVEEQKTDEGWLVTTRRISRAARDEVKKEENRHLDCFTFDELIDLDADFNGYLDWLEAEIKRRKVDTKYVPLACTKEEIDPITKRRIGVSRYEEEDGWIDGYIDLWLDDPAKEHISILGEFGTGKTWFVFHYAWTALQRYRDAQKRGVERPRLPLVITLRDFAKALNVENVLAGFFFTQHNIRINSEVFDQLNRMGKLLLIFDGFDEMAAKVDRQQMINNFWELAKVVVPGAKVILTCRTEHFPEAKEGRALLNAELQASTKKLTGETPQFEVLELEKFNDEQIRQVLSYQAEASTVEQVVGNPQLLDLARRPVMTDLILEALPDIKAGKPVDMSRVYLYAVRRKMERDIKAERTFTSLAEKLYFLCEISWEMLSNDQMSLNYRLFPERIRRLFGSVVQEEKDLDHWHYDMMAQTMLVRNADGDYTPAHRSLLEFFVAYKFAAELGVLASDFTELAQAQSGLDSSTAPVDYTWSGYFSRQLDDNGCSVAMPAATPLGNAPLRKFRSESSNKLRDTFGKTPLTKAVMDLLLPMLGNNELLIKVIEATRGKSEDEVGYIGGNAATLAVKVDKVTLEGRNFSGAVIKGADFTDASLQSTNFNEANLVGSVFTQAFGSVQSVAFSPDSKYLVASDANGQIRVWQVADGKEIFNFKGHLSWIMSVAFSPDGVTFASASSDKTIRLWDINTGKCLKTFYGHTNVVRSVVFSPHGQIVASASIDETIRLWDINTGDCIRILQGHSKGLRTVIFSPNGQTLASGSSDKTIRLWDINTGDCIRILQGHTDWVRSVAFSPNGQTLASGSSDKTIRLWDINTGDCIKTFHAHTSQVQSVSWSSNGKFLASAGDDTTVRLWNIHTGECLHIFREHTHPIDSVVFNSNNQILASASHDRSVKLWEVNTGQCLKTLHGYANWIWSVAFYPNSNLLASGGDDYTIRVWDIATDECLKTFRGHKSWIWSVAFSPNREFVVSGSEDTTLRLWNFNTNKCLKTLQGHTHRIRSVCFSPDSKNLATGSADDTIKLWNVNDGRCITTLIGHTDPVQSVAFSPNGKILVSGSYDLTVRLWDIETGECIYILRGHTAEVHTVVFNFDGLMVASGSKDNTIKLWDIKTGECIQTLHGHTHDVQSLAFSPDDQNLVSGSADETVKLWNPKNGECLKTLHGHTRGVWSVALNYEGSIIASSSQDETIRVWDIKTGECLKILRVPRPYEGMSIKGIRGLTEAAKASLKALGAVEIENK; encoded by the coding sequence ATGAGCTTGATTAACCTGGATCTGGTCTTCAACGCAATTACTAGCATCGCCAACCCTTTAATTAAAGAAAAAATTCTGCGTTCGGAGACTGTAATTAAGTTACTCCAGCAATTTCACCTCGATCCAGAGCATCCACCTGCTGATTTTAGTGGTGTTTATGCTTATGCCTTAGTAGAATATGGGGTAGGCAAACCTAAGCCATTGCTCGAATTGTTCCGACAACAAGCAATTAAACAAGCTTTTCGCACAGCATTAGACCACAATAACCCCTCAATTCTGCTTTCTGAGGTTGATGCTTTTTTAGATACCTATACCTTGGGTGATGAGATTAGTAGTTTGGAACTTGATGTCAGGCGAGAAGTGGCTGAATTTGCAACTGTATTTATCGAAGTTGCTAAACGCACTCGCACACCCTCTGATGTTTTACTAAACCAGAAAATTGGTTCTCTACATAAAAGGATTGCTTGTATCCAAGAACAACTGGAAAGATTGCCAACGCTGGAGGGAATTCGGACAGAAATAGCAAGGTTGGCAGTAGAGAATTATCCCGCACTACCAGGAACTGCAACTGAAAATCAATGTAGAGCGATCGCACTTGCCCAACAGATGCGAGGATGGTTTGAAACCTTGGGCTATGACTTTGAAAAATATGAAATCTGGGCAGAGGAATATTTTGAATGGATAATTCACATCCCAGTACGTCGCAGTTATGACCGTATTCTTATACGTGGCGTTGCAGGAGAGGTGGGACTGAGTGATGTCATGGCGTTGCGTTCCTCAGTTGAAGAACAAAAAACTGATGAAGGATGGCTGGTGACTACCCGTCGGATTTCCCGCGCAGCAAGGGATGAAGTCAAGAAAGAAGAAAATCGTCACCTTGACTGTTTTACATTTGACGAACTCATTGACTTGGATGCTGACTTTAATGGTTATCTCGACTGGCTAGAAGCAGAAATCAAACGCCGAAAAGTTGATACAAAATATGTACCGCTTGCTTGTACAAAAGAAGAAATTGACCCAATTACCAAGCGGCGGATTGGAGTGAGTCGTTATGAGGAAGAAGACGGCTGGATTGATGGGTATATCGACCTTTGGCTTGATGACCCAGCCAAAGAGCATATTTCAATTCTGGGAGAATTTGGTACAGGGAAAACTTGGTTTGTCTTTCACTATGCTTGGACTGCATTGCAACGTTACCGCGATGCCCAAAAACGTGGCGTTGAACGTCCCCGTCTACCTTTGGTAATTACCCTGCGTGACTTTGCCAAGGCACTAAATGTTGAGAATGTTTTGGCAGGTTTCTTTTTTACCCAACACAATATCCGCATTAACAGCGAAGTCTTTGACCAACTTAATCGTATGGGTAAGTTGCTGCTCATTTTCGATGGCTTTGACGAAATGGCAGCAAAAGTTGACCGCCAACAGATGATTAACAACTTTTGGGAACTGGCGAAGGTGGTAGTTCCTGGTGCTAAAGTTATCCTCACCTGTCGTACTGAGCATTTCCCAGAGGCGAAGGAAGGACGTGCTTTATTAAATGCAGAACTGCAAGCTTCAACTAAAAAATTAACTGGCGAAACACCTCAATTTGAAGTGCTAGAACTGGAGAAATTCAATGATGAGCAAATTCGGCAGGTTTTGTCATACCAAGCTGAAGCATCGACAGTAGAACAAGTAGTAGGCAATCCGCAATTATTAGACTTAGCTCGTCGCCCAGTGATGACTGACTTAATCTTGGAAGCATTGCCAGATATTAAGGCGGGTAAACCTGTGGATATGTCACGGGTTTATTTGTATGCAGTGCGGCGCAAGATGGAACGGGACATCAAAGCGGAGCGTACTTTTACTTCTTTAGCAGAAAAACTGTACTTTTTGTGTGAAATCTCCTGGGAAATGCTGTCTAATGACCAAATGAGCCTGAATTATCGGCTTTTTCCAGAACGTATTCGCCGCTTGTTTGGTTCTGTTGTTCAAGAAGAGAAGGATTTAGACCACTGGCATTATGACATGATGGCGCAGACGATGCTTGTCCGCAATGCTGATGGTGACTATACCCCGGCGCATAGATCACTGTTAGAGTTTTTTGTGGCGTATAAATTTGCGGCAGAGTTGGGGGTATTAGCTAGTGATTTTACGGAATTAGCCCAAGCACAGTCAGGTTTGGATAGCAGTACAGCGCCTGTTGATTATACTTGGTCTGGTTATTTTTCGCGTCAATTGGATGACAATGGGTGTAGTGTGGCGATGCCTGCGGCAACCCCTTTGGGGAACGCACCACTTAGGAAATTTAGAAGTGAGTCTTCAAATAAGTTGAGGGATACTTTTGGCAAAACGCCACTCACAAAAGCAGTTATGGATTTACTTTTACCGATGTTAGGTAATAATGAGTTACTTATTAAAGTTATTGAGGCGACGCGGGGCAAAAGCGAAGATGAAGTGGGTTATATTGGCGGGAATGCAGCAACTTTAGCTGTGAAGGTAGACAAGGTGACTTTGGAAGGCAGAAATTTTAGTGGTGCAGTAATTAAGGGAGCTGATTTTACTGATGCCAGTTTGCAAAGTACCAATTTTAATGAAGCCAACTTAGTTGGTTCTGTTTTTACTCAAGCCTTTGGAAGCGTTCAGTCAGTAGCATTTAGTCCTGATAGTAAATATTTAGTCGCAAGTGATGCAAATGGTCAAATTCGTGTTTGGCAAGTTGCTGATGGAAAAGAAATTTTTAACTTTAAAGGACACCTAAGTTGGATAATGTCAGTTGCCTTTAGCCCTGATGGTGTTACCTTTGCTAGTGCAAGTTCTGATAAAACTATACGCTTATGGGATATTAATACAGGTAAATGCTTAAAAACATTTTATGGACATACAAACGTTGTTAGGTCGGTTGTTTTCTCTCCTCATGGTCAAATAGTTGCTAGTGCCAGTATTGATGAAACTATACGTTTATGGGATATCAATACAGGTGATTGTATAAGAATTTTACAGGGGCATAGCAAAGGTTTAAGGACAGTCATTTTTAGCCCTAATGGTCAAACTTTAGCTAGTGGAAGTTCTGATAAAACCATACGCTTATGGGATATCAATACAGGTGATTGTATAAGAATTTTGCAGGGACATACAGACTGGGTTCGTTCAGTTGCTTTTAGCCCTAATGGTCAAACTTTAGCTAGTGGAAGTTCTGATAAAACCATACGCTTATGGGATATCAATACAGGTGATTGTATTAAAACGTTTCATGCACATACAAGTCAGGTACAGTCTGTAAGTTGGAGTTCCAACGGCAAGTTCCTAGCAAGTGCAGGTGACGATACAACAGTTAGGCTATGGAATATTCATACAGGTGAATGCTTACATATTTTCCGAGAGCATACTCACCCAATTGACTCAGTTGTTTTTAATTCTAATAATCAAATCCTGGCTAGTGCAAGTCATGACCGAAGCGTTAAATTATGGGAAGTTAATACAGGTCAATGCCTTAAAACATTACATGGTTACGCAAACTGGATATGGTCAGTTGCTTTTTATCCTAACAGCAATTTGCTTGCAAGCGGTGGTGACGACTATACGATAAGGGTATGGGATATAGCTACAGATGAATGTTTGAAAACTTTTCGAGGGCATAAAAGTTGGATATGGTCAGTCGCTTTCAGCCCTAATAGAGAATTTGTGGTTAGTGGCAGTGAGGATACAACGCTTAGATTGTGGAATTTTAATACAAATAAATGTCTTAAAACTTTACAGGGACACACTCATAGAATTAGATCAGTTTGTTTTAGCCCTGATAGTAAAAATCTTGCCACTGGAAGTGCTGACGATACAATCAAGTTATGGAATGTAAATGACGGTAGATGCATTACAACTTTAATAGGTCATACTGATCCAGTGCAATCAGTTGCATTTAGTCCTAATGGCAAAATACTTGTTAGTGGTAGTTATGACTTAACAGTTAGACTATGGGATATTGAAACAGGTGAATGCATTTACATTTTGCGAGGGCATACTGCTGAAGTACATACAGTAGTGTTCAATTTTGATGGCTTAATGGTAGCTAGTGGTAGCAAAGATAACACAATAAAGTTATGGGATATTAAAACAGGCGAATGCATACAAACTTTACATGGACATACTCATGATGTCCAATCATTAGCTTTTAGTCCTGATGATCAAAATTTAGTTAGTGGTAGTGCGGATGAAACTGTAAAACTGTGGAATCCAAAAAACGGCGAATGCTTAAAAACTTTACATGGACATACTAGAGGTGTTTGGTCAGTTGCTTTAAATTACGAAGGTTCGATTATAGCAAGTAGCAGCCAAGATGAAACTATTAGGGTTTGGGATATTAAAACAGGTGAGTGCCTTAAGATATTGAGAGTTCCTCGACCTTATGAAGGCATGAGTATCAAAGGTATTAGAGGTCTAACAGAAGCTGCGAAAGCCTCACTCAAAGCATTAGGTGCAGTGGAGATAGAGAATAAATAA
- a CDS encoding pentapeptide repeat-containing protein — protein sequence MLFNEKCRDKNSFLNRNRANDGVITMKLQQRLKSTFILIFKWSGLKGKTFWDFIPQLIAVLTVIAAFQTIYFQQEESNKRYQKEELTKYIDYMKQLLIQDGNPLRKNEEVQNLARVKTINTLEQLDEDSKRILLFFLIEANLINNRNFSPSSSKNKPIISLSKANLVKVKLPRVDLSGADLSGADLSGADLSGADLSSADLSGADLRRTRLSQASLRYADLQKAKLEKTDLTEARLREATLIEANLKDSDLNRANLVGVNLENANLENADLENADLIGANLRKTKIDRNTNLSKVKLLESNISEAEFNNVSVTNREVYEKSKQKGSICSPHVYTYSVQTLNNNQVTGIRCLLKINTVRDKKLGNKSFRLVWYGEGRMNNQEYRHIGESSYENSNSSVTNIFALDDYNPKNSLLKKKMQINIINKKEDSILEFQTKDEKGLIEKWTLAQSNSEIKYFPLGQPTNRFKCGKKFQKYKVYPILTKRRIEKPNSRDWGIRCVLPLNKEALNKEVIWFGTGEWEGKPYYHLGTKMLPTQDIKTGYGAIDLCGFKKDAYSYKVEGGLLELNHLNNNGYEIKKEWSEKWLK from the coding sequence GTGTTATTCAATGAAAAGTGTAGAGATAAAAATTCATTTCTTAATAGAAATAGAGCAAATGATGGAGTTATTACAATGAAATTGCAACAAAGGCTTAAGTCAACTTTTATTCTTATTTTTAAATGGAGTGGACTTAAGGGTAAAACATTTTGGGATTTTATACCTCAATTAATTGCAGTATTAACGGTTATAGCTGCCTTTCAAACTATTTACTTTCAGCAAGAAGAGTCAAATAAACGTTATCAAAAGGAAGAACTTACAAAATATATAGATTACATGAAACAACTGTTAATTCAAGACGGAAATCCTCTACGCAAGAATGAAGAAGTTCAAAATTTAGCTCGTGTTAAAACAATAAATACGTTAGAACAGTTAGATGAAGATAGTAAAAGAATTTTATTATTTTTCTTAATAGAGGCAAATCTAATTAATAATAGAAATTTTTCTCCTTCAAGTAGTAAAAACAAGCCAATTATATCCTTAAGTAAAGCTAATCTAGTAAAAGTTAAGCTGCCAAGAGTAGACCTTTCAGGTGCTGACCTCTCAGGTGCTGACCTCTCAGGTGCTGACCTTTCAGGTGCTGACCTCTCAAGTGCGGATCTCTCAGGTGCAGATTTAAGAAGGACTCGCTTATCACAAGCTTCTTTAAGATACGCTGATCTTCAAAAAGCCAAACTAGAGAAGACGGATTTAACTGAAGCTCGCTTAAGAGAAGCTACCTTAATAGAAGCTAATCTAAAAGATAGTGACTTAAATAGAGCTAATTTAGTAGGAGTAAATTTAGAAAATGCTAATTTAGAAAATGCTGATTTAGAAAATGCTGATTTAATAGGTGCTAATTTAAGGAAAACTAAAATTGATAGAAATACAAATTTGTCAAAAGTTAAACTATTGGAATCTAATATTTCTGAGGCTGAGTTTAATAATGTAAGTGTAACAAATAGGGAAGTATATGAAAAATCAAAACAAAAAGGATCTATCTGTAGCCCACATGTTTATACTTATTCTGTTCAAACTTTGAATAACAATCAAGTTACTGGTATACGTTGTCTCCTTAAAATAAACACGGTTAGAGATAAAAAGCTAGGAAATAAAAGCTTTAGACTTGTATGGTATGGTGAAGGCAGAATGAATAATCAAGAATATCGTCATATTGGAGAAAGCTCATACGAAAATTCAAATTCAAGCGTTACTAATATTTTTGCCCTCGATGATTACAACCCAAAAAATAGCCTTTTAAAGAAAAAAATGCAAATTAATATAATTAATAAAAAAGAAGATTCTATATTAGAATTTCAAACTAAAGATGAAAAAGGACTAATAGAAAAGTGGACTTTAGCTCAATCGAATTCTGAAATTAAATATTTTCCATTAGGTCAGCCAACAAATAGATTTAAATGTGGAAAAAAATTTCAAAAGTACAAAGTATATCCTATTCTAACCAAAAGAAGAATTGAAAAACCTAATTCAAGAGACTGGGGTATACGTTGTGTTCTTCCATTAAATAAAGAGGCATTAAATAAAGAGGTAATATGGTTTGGAACTGGTGAATGGGAAGGTAAACCTTATTATCACTTAGGAACAAAGATGCTTCCTACCCAGGATATAAAAACAGGTTATGGAGCTATAGATCTCTGTGGATTTAAAAAAGATGCGTATTCTTATAAGGTAGAAGGTGGGTTATTAGAATTAAATCATCTTAATAATAATGGTTATGAAATTAAAAAAGAATGGAGCGAGAAATGGCTTAAATAG
- a CDS encoding HNH endonuclease, producing MTVNDATKKLVRQRAKFLCEDCHSSEEASAALFSIDHIVPQSLKGSDEPDNLALACQRCNGYRYNFTTGIDPDTGQMLPLFNPRQEKWSDHFIWSADGLKIIGISSLGRATSNRLDLNDERHNEGSIVKARRLWLKGGWHPPDEDPRQVKEF from the coding sequence ATGACAGTTAATGATGCAACCAAAAAATTAGTCAGACAAAGAGCAAAATTTCTTTGTGAAGACTGTCATTCTTCAGAAGAAGCAAGTGCTGCTCTATTTTCTATTGACCATATTGTACCCCAGTCTCTTAAGGGTTCGGATGAACCTGATAATCTGGCATTAGCCTGTCAGCGTTGTAATGGATACCGCTACAATTTCACCACTGGAATTGATCCAGATACAGGCCAGATGCTACCTCTGTTTAATCCACGTCAGGAAAAGTGGTCAGACCACTTTATTTGGTCAGCAGATGGTCTAAAAATTATTGGAATTAGTTCTTTAGGACGAGCTACAAGTAATCGTTTAGACCTCAATGATGAACGTCATAATGAAGGGTCTATTGTCAAAGCTCGTCGTCTTTGGCTCAAAGGTGGTTGGCATCCACCTGATGAAGATCCGCGACAAGTAAAAGAGTTTTGA
- a CDS encoding plasmid pRiA4b ORF-3 family protein: MSNLFSLIPDQIRDKLLLTEDKKQLLQQQTITQDIPGTILRDFQTILKFLQPNGVEVSSTYHQFSLKYLQQLNSQLSYPIDINLKRPVQKSYPYIHGLYFLLRTSGLSQVITEGKKSKLVLDQKILQVWQGLNHTEQYFTLLESWLVWGESELLGDQRDMFDQAYRCLLFWNNLPSSGLKMNNYSEQDKLVYYPGFHNLALLHLFGLIELTSVKPQAAKGWRFTHVNPKAWGNALMAVLTESRSNIQVEDYATFRLDFRIAFDNLKPYLQPYFPEWSQTLVIAEGGFTEGVYIFKATLQDAWRRIAISSYFNLDEVAATIVQAFDFDPEHLYRFIHKDRLGRTLEFNHPVVEIPPDTCDFRLGDLSLEVGSHLQFIFNLLQEWEFDLYVEKIELANDKMKKPKILESYGEPPAQYGEEEESWE; the protein is encoded by the coding sequence ATGAGTAACCTATTTTCCCTCATTCCAGATCAAATCCGAGATAAATTACTACTGACGGAAGATAAAAAACAACTACTTCAACAGCAAACCATTACTCAAGATATCCCAGGAACAATTCTGCGGGATTTTCAAACTATTTTAAAATTTCTCCAACCCAACGGCGTTGAAGTTAGTAGTACTTATCACCAATTCTCGCTTAAATATCTCCAACAACTTAACTCACAATTGAGTTATCCCATAGATATTAACCTTAAACGTCCTGTACAAAAATCCTATCCTTATATTCACGGTCTTTATTTCCTTCTCCGCACCTCTGGACTGTCTCAAGTTATTACCGAAGGTAAAAAGAGCAAATTAGTTTTAGACCAAAAAATTCTGCAAGTTTGGCAAGGATTAAACCACACAGAACAATATTTTACCCTGCTAGAATCTTGGTTAGTTTGGGGAGAAAGCGAACTCTTAGGCGACCAAAGAGATATGTTTGACCAAGCATATCGCTGTTTATTATTTTGGAACAATCTCCCATCATCAGGATTAAAAATGAATAATTACTCAGAACAAGATAAATTAGTTTATTATCCTGGTTTCCACAATCTCGCTCTCTTACATTTATTTGGATTAATTGAACTGACATCAGTCAAACCACAAGCCGCTAAAGGCTGGCGTTTTACTCATGTAAACCCCAAGGCTTGGGGTAATGCTCTCATGGCTGTATTAACAGAAAGTCGCTCAAATATCCAAGTAGAAGATTACGCCACTTTTCGGTTAGATTTTCGCATAGCTTTTGACAATTTAAAACCCTATCTCCAACCCTATTTCCCGGAATGGTCACAAACATTAGTGATTGCAGAAGGCGGTTTTACTGAGGGTGTTTACATATTTAAAGCTACTTTACAGGATGCTTGGCGACGGATTGCTATTTCTAGTTACTTCAATTTAGATGAAGTCGCTGCCACAATTGTGCAAGCATTTGATTTTGATCCAGAACACCTCTACAGATTTATTCACAAAGACCGTTTAGGAAGAACTTTGGAATTTAATCATCCTGTTGTCGAAATTCCCCCTGATACCTGCGATTTTCGTTTAGGCGATTTATCCCTAGAGGTAGGTAGTCATTTACAATTTATCTTTAATTTACTCCAAGAGTGGGAATTTGATTTATATGTGGAGAAAATTGAACTAGCCAATGACAAAATGAAAAAGCCCAAGATTCTTGAATCTTATGGTGAACCGCCAGCGCAGTATGGTGAAGAAGAAGAAAGCTGGGAATAA
- a CDS encoding metallophosphoesterase, with protein MVTRHQLNQQITSNKNSFKIVQISDLHLKQFNNRAQRIAEQVNKLNPNIVLFTGDSIDQVEQLDGFDRFLSLLDKQTAKYAIMGNWEYWAGVDLKRLTKIYATYNCSLLVNQSILHKYGEYSILITGLDDLVSKPDLIKSLQGLRPQQNHLLLAHSPAYRDSFSSDELAKITQYKPQYMLSGHTHGGQLSFLGFAPLRPPGSGRYVSGWYRDGAIALYVSRGLGVSVLPVRMGVIPEISYFEWFLNRSVITSSK; from the coding sequence GTGGTCACACGTCATCAACTAAATCAACAAATCACTTCTAACAAGAATAGTTTTAAGATTGTCCAAATCAGCGATCTCCATCTCAAACAATTTAATAATCGGGCACAACGTATCGCCGAACAAGTTAATAAACTTAACCCAAACATTGTACTATTTACTGGAGATTCAATTGATCAAGTTGAACAGCTTGATGGATTTGATCGCTTTTTGTCGCTTCTTGATAAGCAAACAGCTAAGTATGCAATTATGGGTAATTGGGAATACTGGGCAGGTGTCGATTTAAAACGTTTGACAAAAATCTATGCCACTTATAATTGCAGCTTATTAGTTAATCAAAGTATTTTACATAAATATGGCGAATATTCTATATTAATCACGGGATTGGATGATTTAGTCAGTAAACCCGATTTAATCAAATCACTTCAAGGTCTTCGTCCTCAACAAAACCATTTATTACTCGCCCACTCACCAGCATATCGAGACTCATTTTCAAGTGATGAGTTAGCAAAGATAACACAATACAAACCACAATATATGTTATCAGGGCATACTCATGGTGGCCAATTATCATTCCTTGGCTTTGCTCCTTTACGCCCTCCTGGTAGCGGACGTTATGTCAGTGGTTGGTATCGAGATGGTGCGATTGCCCTGTACGTATCGCGTGGACTAGGAGTTTCCGTTTTACCAGTGAGAATGGGTGTAATTCCAGAGATTAGCTATTTTGAGTGGTTTTTGAACCGCTCAGTTATAACATCATCTAAGTAA
- a CDS encoding Uma2 family endonuclease has protein sequence MTVTTYKWTIKRYHQAIEAGIFDDQSIELLRGDLIVMPPEREPHAYYNTEAADYLRTLLGERVKIRDAKPITLPNDSEPAPDVAIVKPLGEVYLEHHPYPEDIFWVIEFSKATLSKDLGDKKDIYAEAGIVEYWVVNLKTPQLKVFRDLKNGKYKTELTLTTGTISPLAFPDVSVQVQRFISKR, from the coding sequence ATGACCGTAACTACCTATAAATGGACAATTAAACGTTATCACCAAGCAATAGAGGCAGGTATCTTTGATGACCAGTCCATTGAACTATTGCGTGGCGACCTGATTGTTATGCCCCCAGAACGAGAACCTCACGCCTACTACAACACAGAAGCAGCTGATTATCTTCGCACACTACTCGGCGAACGGGTAAAAATCCGCGATGCCAAACCCATTACCTTACCCAACGATTCCGAACCTGCTCCCGATGTTGCGATTGTCAAACCTTTAGGTGAGGTCTACTTAGAACACCATCCTTACCCAGAAGATATCTTTTGGGTTATTGAATTTTCCAAAGCCACCCTGAGCAAAGATTTAGGTGACAAAAAAGACATTTATGCTGAGGCCGGTATTGTTGAATACTGGGTTGTCAACCTGAAGACTCCGCAGTTAAAAGTATTTCGTGACCTAAAAAATGGGAAATACAAAACCGAACTGACATTAACCACAGGTACTATTTCACCCCTAGCTTTTCCTGATGTATCCGTCCAAGTTCAGCGCTTTATAAGTAAGAGGTAG